A genomic stretch from Flavobacteriales bacterium includes:
- a CDS encoding C-5 sterol desaturase, whose translation MIYGGPAFIALIILEIIFSLKYNPELYKWKDLATSGTMGIGAAVLAAAAKAFSLLLFSIVYVIFNPIGESGVRENVMFGWQAFGLTTWYIWLICQVLDDFSYYMVHRANHEVRVLWAAHIVHHSSDHFNLGTAVRNGWVTLFYKPFFYMWIPALGFHPIMLMTCLAIEAFWQYQLHVQWMPRLGFLEKIFNLHKHHEVHHSSDVEYLDKNHGGYLIIFDKLFGTFKDKDDEKPVNYGVLHPPNSYNPVTVLTHEYVNIWNDVKEAKTWKGRFMYVFGPPGWREDGTGKTVKEMQQELQEQRQKTAA comes from the coding sequence ATGATCTATGGAGGTCCGGCCTTCATTGCACTCATCATTCTGGAGATCATCTTCAGCCTCAAATACAATCCTGAACTCTATAAGTGGAAAGATCTGGCAACCAGCGGAACCATGGGAATTGGAGCGGCTGTTTTGGCTGCGGCTGCTAAGGCGTTCTCTCTCCTACTCTTTTCGATTGTTTACGTCATATTCAACCCGATCGGTGAAAGCGGTGTTCGGGAGAATGTCATGTTCGGGTGGCAGGCATTCGGACTGACCACATGGTACATCTGGCTCATCTGCCAGGTGCTGGACGACTTCAGTTATTACATGGTGCATCGCGCCAATCATGAGGTACGTGTGCTCTGGGCCGCGCATATCGTACATCATTCTTCCGATCATTTCAACTTGGGAACGGCTGTAAGAAATGGTTGGGTAACGTTGTTTTACAAACCGTTCTTCTATATGTGGATCCCTGCGTTGGGTTTTCACCCTATCATGCTCATGACCTGTTTGGCCATCGAAGCGTTCTGGCAATATCAGTTGCATGTGCAATGGATGCCGCGGTTGGGTTTCTTGGAAAAGATCTTCAACCTGCACAAGCATCACGAAGTGCATCATTCTTCAGATGTTGAATATCTTGACAAGAACCATGGGGGGTACCTCATCATCTTCGATAAATTGTTCGGTACGTTTAAAGATAAGGACGATGAAAAGCCTGTGAACTACGGTGTACTTCATCCACCTAATTCCTACAACCCTGTTACGGTGCTTACGCACGAATACGTGAACATCTGGAACGATGTGAAAGAGGCCAAAACCTGGAAAGGTCGTTTCATGTACGTTTTCGGTCCTCCGGGATGGCGCGAAGACGGAACGGGTAAGACCGTAAAGGAGATGCAGCAGGAACTACAGGAGCAACGTCAGAAAACCGCTGCCTGA
- a CDS encoding acyl-CoA dehydrogenase: MTLKGGSFLIEQGNPKDIFIREEFTEEQVMIGDMVKDFCIQEIQNPIKERGREFEAEKDREEIVKQLEKAAELGLCGVAISEEHGGMGLDFNTGLIFSEAIALGLSFATTIGAQTSIGSLPIVYYGTKEQQDKYLPGVASAQLKASYCLTEPTAGSDANSGKSQAILNKEGTHYILNGQKMWITNGGFADIFIVFAKIDDDKNLSAFIVEKAFGGITIGAEEKKLGIKGSSTVQVFFEDCPVPVENLLGKRQEGFSIALNILNTGRIKLAAGTNGGAKFALEQALTYAKERKQFETPIVEFGAMQHKLGEMASRIFCVDAGVFRVGRNIDLKREELKAAGKTIQECKLESIREYAIECAILKVKGSENAAFVIDEALQIYGGMGYSAEAGIEMGYRDARITRIYEGTNEINRMLSVAELTKRALKTKEIDLIGAGKKVQSRVISSVFSGTKSGAEEEARIVQAMKDTFLFLSGTAGKKLGKAMVDEQEIVMNLADILADAFVCDSALLKVRKLESMGGDKAKLAIQRKMMQVYLYEALGRVRKAAHDAVASYATGGEKKRANYLIKKLLKHYDINPKALRRDIVTYLVQEGKYPF, from the coding sequence ATGACATTAAAAGGAGGCTCATTTCTAATTGAGCAGGGTAACCCGAAAGACATCTTCATCCGAGAGGAATTTACCGAGGAGCAGGTGATGATCGGAGATATGGTAAAGGATTTCTGTATTCAGGAGATCCAGAACCCGATAAAGGAACGCGGCCGCGAATTTGAAGCGGAGAAAGACCGCGAAGAAATTGTGAAACAACTGGAGAAGGCTGCAGAACTCGGTCTCTGCGGTGTGGCCATCTCAGAAGAGCATGGCGGCATGGGGCTCGATTTCAACACAGGACTGATCTTCTCAGAGGCCATTGCCTTGGGGCTTTCCTTTGCCACCACCATCGGTGCGCAGACATCCATCGGCTCTTTGCCCATTGTCTACTACGGCACCAAGGAGCAGCAGGACAAATACCTTCCTGGGGTTGCATCGGCACAACTAAAAGCAAGCTATTGCCTTACCGAGCCTACCGCAGGATCGGATGCCAACAGCGGGAAGTCGCAGGCCATCCTCAATAAGGAAGGCACGCACTACATCCTGAATGGACAGAAGATGTGGATCACCAACGGTGGTTTTGCAGACATCTTCATCGTGTTTGCCAAAATTGATGACGATAAGAATCTTTCGGCCTTTATTGTAGAGAAAGCATTCGGAGGCATCACCATTGGTGCAGAGGAAAAGAAACTCGGTATCAAAGGTTCCTCCACCGTGCAGGTATTCTTTGAGGATTGTCCTGTTCCTGTAGAGAACCTGCTGGGCAAGCGTCAGGAAGGTTTTTCCATCGCGTTGAACATCCTTAACACAGGCCGCATCAAATTGGCCGCAGGAACAAACGGAGGCGCCAAGTTCGCATTGGAGCAGGCATTGACCTACGCCAAGGAGCGCAAGCAGTTTGAAACACCCATTGTGGAGTTCGGTGCCATGCAGCATAAACTGGGCGAAATGGCCTCCCGCATTTTCTGTGTGGATGCTGGAGTTTTCCGCGTGGGCCGCAACATTGACCTGAAGCGCGAGGAACTGAAAGCCGCTGGAAAGACCATTCAGGAATGTAAACTGGAATCCATTCGCGAATACGCCATCGAATGTGCCATCCTGAAAGTGAAAGGTTCTGAGAATGCCGCATTTGTGATCGATGAGGCGTTGCAGATCTATGGCGGCATGGGCTATTCTGCCGAGGCAGGTATTGAAATGGGCTATCGCGATGCTCGTATCACGCGTATCTACGAAGGCACCAACGAGATCAACCGCATGCTATCGGTTGCCGAGTTGACCAAGCGCGCGCTCAAAACAAAGGAGATAGACCTTATCGGTGCTGGAAAGAAGGTACAGAGCCGCGTCATTTCCTCCGTCTTCTCTGGAACAAAGTCTGGAGCAGAGGAAGAAGCTCGTATTGTTCAGGCCATGAAGGATACCTTCCTTTTCCTTTCTGGTACGGCTGGAAAAAAGCTTGGCAAAGCGATGGTGGATGAGCAAGAGATCGTGATGAATCTGGCAGACATTCTTGCCGATGCGTTCGTTTGCGATTCAGCGCTATTGAAAGTTCGCAAACTCGAATCAATGGGTGGTGATAAGGCGAAATTGGCCATCCAGCGCAAGATGATGCAAGTGTATCTGTATGAAGCGTTGGGACGTGTACGCAAGGCAGCTCACGATGCCGTTGCCAGCTACGCCACGGGTGGCGAAAAGAAACGTGCCAATTACCTCATCAAGAAATTGCTGAAGCACTACGATATCAACCCGAAAGCACTTCGAAGAGACATCGTGACCTACTTGGTACAGGAAGGGAAATACCCTTTCTAA
- the trxA gene encoding thioredoxin has translation MTSIKLTADKFKSDIFDYTASKEWKYKGERPAIIDFYADWCGPCKMVAPIMEELSTEYAGKVDIYKVDTEVEQELSAVFGIRSIPSILFIPTEGMPMMQPGALPKPAFKEVIEKELL, from the coding sequence ATGACATCTATTAAACTGACAGCAGATAAATTCAAGAGCGATATTTTCGATTATACCGCTTCCAAGGAATGGAAATACAAAGGGGAACGTCCCGCCATTATCGACTTCTATGCCGACTGGTGCGGCCCGTGTAAAATGGTGGCGCCCATTATGGAGGAACTGAGCACCGAGTATGCAGGTAAGGTGGACATCTACAAGGTAGATACCGAAGTAGAGCAGGAGCTATCGGCCGTGTTCGGAATCCGCAGCATACCCAGCATCCTCTTCATACCAACGGAAGGCATGCCCATGATGCAGCCCGGTGCGCTGCCCAAACCTGCCTTTAAGGAGGTGATCGAAAAGGAACTGCTGTAA
- a CDS encoding DUF2167 domain-containing protein — protein sequence MKKLTCLVALLATASVSFAQEDTTLLEEVVDVQSVLDSINGSFTYNYGTVDLLDGTATITVPEGYKFLDAAQSQHVLTDLWGNPPSECLGLLFPEEVSPMSENFTYAVEVSYSKDGYIDDDDAEDIDYDDLLEEMQSDMKEINPQRVEAGYPTIELVGWASPPFYDKENKKLHWAKELKFEDEETNTLNYNIRILGRYGYLNMNAIGDISILPMVQNDIDDILGSVSFNEGHRYSNFNPDMDEVAAYGIGGLIAGKVLAKAGFFALLLKFWKIIAVAVVGAFATLKKKIFGSND from the coding sequence ATGAAAAAGCTTACTTGCTTGGTTGCTCTACTGGCAACCGCCTCCGTCTCTTTTGCACAGGAAGACACCACCTTGCTCGAAGAAGTGGTGGACGTACAATCCGTTCTTGACAGCATCAACGGCAGTTTCACCTACAATTACGGCACCGTTGATCTGCTCGATGGTACGGCCACCATCACCGTGCCCGAGGGCTACAAGTTTTTGGATGCAGCGCAGAGCCAACACGTGCTTACCGACCTCTGGGGCAACCCGCCATCGGAATGCCTCGGACTCCTCTTTCCAGAAGAAGTATCGCCCATGAGCGAGAATTTCACCTATGCGGTGGAGGTGTCTTATTCCAAGGACGGTTACATTGATGACGATGATGCAGAGGACATCGACTATGACGACCTGCTGGAAGAGATGCAGAGCGACATGAAGGAGATCAACCCGCAACGCGTTGAGGCCGGATACCCGACCATTGAACTGGTGGGATGGGCCTCACCTCCGTTCTACGACAAGGAGAACAAGAAACTGCATTGGGCCAAGGAACTGAAGTTTGAGGATGAGGAGACCAACACGCTCAATTACAACATCCGCATCCTTGGCCGCTATGGTTACCTCAATATGAACGCTATAGGTGACATCAGCATTCTGCCGATGGTGCAGAACGACATTGACGACATTCTGGGCAGCGTGAGCTTTAACGAAGGGCACAGATACAGCAACTTCAACCCCGATATGGATGAGGTGGCTGCCTACGGCATTGGTGGTCTGATAGCCGGGAAGGTGCTGGCCAAGGCCGGTTTCTTCGCACTTCTGCTCAAGTTCTGGAAGATCATTGCCGTGGCCGTAGTAGGTGCTTTCGCCACATTGAAGAAGAAGATCTTTGGGTCTAACGACTGA
- a CDS encoding T9SS type A sorting domain-containing protein, whose translation MRAFENQFFYSFVIVLTSRSINTGFFRALLKTISQMKKNLLTIIVSLLSVYCFAQQDTIANAGFEQWNFNPQYDDPVNWTTLNPLASALGAQLAYKADASGEYHSGTAAIKLVTTSVTGIGITPAILTNGMINVQTQSIEGGSAMNSRPMSFGGWFRFDPISTDTAFFNVRLTKWNTVMNSRDNIATIDTVITGTSGAFVNFELPFEYYSTETPDTVLLLFGSGTNTAPQEGSALFVDDLYYTYPQGIEDATEFGVSVFPNPALNTIRIGNENGLRFSQAHIFSIDGKMVMNESLANRAATIDVSGLTTGTYLLRLETMDGQQMIQKFVKE comes from the coding sequence ATGCGTGCATTTGAAAATCAATTTTTTTATTCCTTTGTCATTGTACTTACTTCAAGATCAATCAATACTGGCTTTTTTCGTGCCTTACTAAAAACCATTTCACAGATGAAAAAAAATCTACTTACCATCATTGTTTCTCTTCTAAGCGTATACTGCTTTGCCCAGCAGGACACCATTGCCAATGCGGGGTTTGAACAGTGGAATTTCAATCCGCAATATGACGACCCTGTCAACTGGACAACGTTGAATCCCCTTGCTTCGGCACTGGGTGCCCAATTAGCCTACAAAGCTGATGCCTCTGGAGAATACCATTCAGGTACTGCCGCCATTAAATTGGTAACAACCAGCGTCACGGGTATCGGCATCACTCCAGCCATTCTTACCAATGGAATGATCAATGTTCAGACCCAGAGCATCGAAGGAGGTTCTGCCATGAACTCGCGCCCCATGAGTTTTGGAGGTTGGTTCCGATTCGACCCCATAAGCACCGATACGGCATTCTTTAATGTACGTCTCACCAAATGGAACACCGTTATGAATAGTAGAGACAATATTGCTACTATCGACACGGTGATTACTGGCACATCCGGAGCTTTTGTAAACTTCGAACTTCCTTTCGAGTATTACAGTACCGAAACTCCTGATACGGTACTTCTTCTTTTTGGTTCAGGAACAAATACCGCTCCGCAGGAAGGTTCCGCTTTGTTTGTAGACGACCTTTACTATACGTATCCCCAAGGTATTGAGGACGCAACTGAGTTTGGTGTATCGGTTTTCCCAAACCCAGCGTTGAACACGATAAGAATTGGAAACGAGAATGGCCTTCGGTTCAGTCAGGCGCATATCTTTTCGATTGACGGCAAAATGGTCATGAACGAGTCCTTGGCAAACCGTGCTGCCACTATTGATGTTTCAGGTCTTACAACCGGTACCTATCTACTTCGATTGGAAACCATGGATGGACAACAGATGATCCAGAAATTCGTGAAGGAATAA
- a CDS encoding T9SS type A sorting domain-containing protein has protein sequence MKNKYYLLFALLLTGSFKSVSAQETFAMIHQMLQTRCSGNGCHNGTSSTFNVDQSASDLYADLVNADPLNPTAAAKNNKLIKPGYPTRSFLLRKVAHGLSDVLALETPAEGAPMPDGGGQLADNEVELIRQWIIFGAPETGAVVDTALINTYYREGGINDTYADHAAPAEGEGFQMYMGRLFVPPLSEHEYYMKFDPQIATGIEVTKVETFMPQQTHHFVIYSFNPGADAAYVDGLRDAYDPGAQNSHADIKNPIATGPGAWNYDLPPGTAYFWPAHTVFDMNIHIKNSSTDSILATDMYMNVYTQTAGTTQHYMQIKLFPDLDISIPQDNQEHIFTQVADDQNATHMWKVWNLYTHTHKYGTMYNAYVRNPDGSKGEQLYNGNYSYELGFDAGYYRTGPEVTFRYFPDNDLYEIDPRLGIIHEAGFVNTAGPDPVNWGLTSDDEMMVLGVQFIEGETLTGIEEAAPIEGLRIYPNPTNGNFTVNFNLLESADVNIELMDMLGKRIATLPGQKNVNGMYSQTFDAKSLNLKHGMYMVKITVNGASVTQKLMLTE, from the coding sequence ATGAAGAACAAGTACTATTTATTATTCGCACTCTTGTTAACTGGCTCATTCAAAAGTGTTTCTGCACAGGAGACCTTCGCCATGATCCACCAGATGCTTCAAACCCGATGTAGCGGCAATGGCTGCCATAATGGAACCTCGTCCACGTTCAATGTGGATCAGAGTGCATCTGACCTGTATGCCGATCTGGTAAATGCCGACCCTCTCAATCCTACGGCAGCGGCCAAGAACAATAAACTCATCAAACCCGGTTACCCTACGCGCAGCTTTCTTCTAAGAAAGGTAGCCCACGGGTTGAGTGATGTGCTGGCGTTGGAAACGCCTGCCGAAGGCGCTCCGATGCCCGATGGTGGTGGTCAGTTGGCAGATAATGAGGTGGAACTCATCAGACAATGGATCATCTTCGGTGCCCCCGAAACAGGTGCTGTTGTAGATACGGCATTGATCAATACCTATTACCGCGAAGGTGGTATCAACGATACGTATGCAGACCATGCCGCTCCTGCCGAAGGCGAAGGATTCCAAATGTATATGGGACGCCTGTTCGTTCCACCTTTGAGCGAACACGAATATTACATGAAGTTCGATCCGCAGATAGCAACCGGAATTGAGGTGACCAAGGTTGAAACCTTCATGCCGCAACAGACCCACCATTTCGTGATCTACTCTTTCAATCCGGGGGCAGATGCCGCTTATGTGGACGGACTTCGGGATGCTTACGACCCTGGCGCACAGAACTCGCATGCGGACATCAAGAATCCGATTGCCACGGGTCCTGGCGCATGGAACTATGACCTCCCTCCCGGCACCGCCTACTTCTGGCCTGCTCATACAGTTTTTGATATGAACATTCACATCAAAAACTCAAGTACAGACAGCATTCTTGCTACCGATATGTACATGAATGTATACACCCAAACTGCGGGAACCACACAGCATTACATGCAGATCAAACTGTTCCCAGATCTGGATATTTCTATTCCACAGGACAATCAGGAACACATTTTCACACAGGTTGCGGATGACCAGAATGCCACTCACATGTGGAAGGTATGGAACCTGTATACGCATACGCACAAGTACGGAACCATGTACAATGCTTATGTTCGAAATCCTGACGGCAGTAAGGGTGAGCAACTTTACAATGGCAATTACAGCTATGAATTAGGTTTTGACGCTGGCTATTACAGAACGGGGCCGGAGGTGACCTTCCGTTACTTCCCAGACAATGACCTATATGAGATCGACCCGCGTCTTGGCATTATCCACGAAGCAGGGTTTGTGAACACAGCAGGACCGGATCCTGTAAACTGGGGACTCACATCGGACGATGAAATGATGGTATTGGGAGTCCAGTTCATTGAAGGTGAGACATTGACCGGAATTGAAGAGGCCGCACCGATCGAGGGACTTCGTATTTACCCGAACCCGACCAACGGCAACTTTACCGTCAACTTCAATCTATTGGAAAGTGCTGATGTGAACATTGAACTGATGGACATGCTTGGAAAGCGGATTGCCACGCTGCCCGGTCAGAAGAACGTAAATGGCATGTACTCACAAACGTTCGATGCAAAAAGCCTGAACCTGAAACATGGCATGTACATGGTGAAGATCACCGTGAATGGCGCTTCCGTTACTCAGAAATTGATGCTTACGGAATAG
- a CDS encoding T9SS type A sorting domain-containing protein, which produces MKKIFTLLAASMAMLWTNAQNPTVTLSTSTACVGETVTATLVSPELNLASSATGTNQHNGVMFDVVGVEGAVIKGFLVNVNQADTDFEIYYRTGSYAGFENSSVGWTLLGSSTGIATGTDVNTGIDLDLTILPGQTLGFYITCTDAVNQFIQYANGTVEGTQLAANVYLTINSGVGKAYPFADTFTPRDFIGQVIYEPVLTNITWSDNVSTDVTADYTISRSMGIIAAADYGSATHKGSTILTVNDYRVEATATPTVLGWDEASTITTTVTKTTGLGTMFTGGNNQNGAMFDVAATNALVINGFSVYPMALSSTADVQIFYKTGTFVGSETNSGAWTNVGSASGLVEEQDSYVPLTSPLALAPGQTMAFYITRTDGGYLNYTNTTAVGDVVNSDANLTVRSGTGMIYPFDGVYPARMLNTIVHYEVENPAGLNYAWSPGGEVSGSIVVTPNADATYTVTVDDGSCEATGDVSVTMALGIEHEHAATVNVYPNPANEFVNLRAETPVNMQNILLMDASGKVVFQHAPNGAFTNLTIPVGQLARGLYILKMNVDGQISTRKVEVR; this is translated from the coding sequence ATGAAAAAGATCTTTACCCTATTAGCTGCATCCATGGCGATGCTTTGGACCAACGCACAGAACCCCACTGTAACGCTCAGTACGAGTACTGCGTGCGTAGGTGAGACCGTAACGGCTACACTTGTCAGCCCTGAATTGAATTTGGCAAGTTCTGCCACGGGCACCAATCAGCACAACGGTGTCATGTTCGATGTAGTTGGCGTTGAAGGAGCCGTCATCAAAGGTTTCCTTGTAAACGTGAATCAGGCCGACACGGACTTCGAAATTTACTACCGCACAGGTAGTTATGCTGGTTTTGAGAACAGCAGTGTAGGCTGGACGCTACTTGGAAGTTCTACAGGTATTGCCACGGGAACCGATGTCAACACGGGAATAGACCTCGACCTAACCATCCTTCCTGGGCAGACCTTGGGATTCTATATTACATGTACAGATGCGGTCAATCAATTTATTCAGTATGCCAATGGTACGGTAGAGGGTACGCAACTGGCAGCGAATGTGTATCTCACCATCAACTCAGGTGTTGGAAAGGCATACCCGTTTGCAGATACATTCACCCCGCGCGATTTTATCGGACAGGTCATTTATGAGCCTGTATTGACCAACATTACCTGGTCGGACAATGTGAGTACCGATGTTACCGCAGATTATACCATTAGCCGAAGCATGGGCATCATTGCTGCCGCAGATTACGGCAGTGCAACACACAAGGGAAGTACAATTCTAACGGTCAATGATTATAGGGTGGAAGCAACTGCAACACCAACCGTGCTCGGTTGGGATGAGGCCAGCACCATTACTACCACCGTGACCAAGACCACAGGGCTGGGAACCATGTTCACTGGCGGAAACAATCAGAACGGGGCCATGTTCGATGTGGCCGCAACAAACGCGCTGGTCATCAACGGTTTCTCAGTCTACCCGATGGCGCTCAGTTCTACAGCCGATGTACAAATATTCTACAAGACCGGCACGTTCGTTGGCTCTGAGACAAATTCGGGTGCTTGGACCAACGTTGGTTCTGCATCGGGTTTGGTAGAAGAGCAGGACAGTTACGTACCGCTTACATCTCCACTTGCATTGGCCCCCGGACAGACCATGGCGTTTTACATTACCCGAACTGATGGCGGTTACCTTAACTACACCAATACTACAGCGGTTGGGGATGTTGTGAATTCCGATGCCAACCTTACGGTCAGGTCGGGTACTGGAATGATCTATCCGTTCGATGGTGTTTATCCTGCACGTATGCTCAACACCATTGTGCATTACGAGGTAGAGAACCCCGCTGGCCTCAATTATGCATGGTCTCCCGGTGGAGAGGTTTCCGGTTCCATTGTGGTCACTCCGAATGCAGATGCCACTTACACCGTTACGGTGGATGATGGGTCTTGCGAAGCTACTGGAGATGTGAGCGTAACCATGGCATTGGGCATAGAGCATGAGCATGCAGCAACGGTGAATGTATATCCGAATCCGGCCAACGAGTTTGTAAACCTACGTGCCGAAACCCCGGTGAACATGCAGAACATCCTGCTGATGGATGCAAGTGGGAAAGTGGTCTTCCAGCATGCCCCGAACGGTGCATTCACAAACCTCACCATCCCTGTGGGGCAGTTGGCCCGTGGGCTTTACATTCTTAAGATGAATGTTGATGGACAAATAAGCACGCGCAAGGTCGAAGTAAGATAG
- a CDS encoding T9SS type A sorting domain-containing protein: protein MKETAFTIAFMLFIALGAVAQNAHCGTSEKMQELFGADPSLAEKRKGIEEFTARWTAENQMNVNRDVVTIPVVVHVVYNTPLQNISDTQIQSQIQVLNEDYRGQNADISGVPSVWTNLVADCEIQFALATCDPNGYATNGITRTQTDVSSWNGSDDVKKTALGGHDPWPTSDYMNIWVCNVGSGILGYAYQPGVSASLDGVVIGYKYFGRPSQSSTYNKGRTSTHEIGHYFNLDHPWGTGTDNINCTADDNVADTPITEGPNYDCDVSFPHITCSNGPNGDMVNNYMDYGDDPCIFFFTNGQKARMLAAINGPRQSLLNSNGLNQCPLGLEEHVLESSINVYPNPVSDALFVQSDQRENLLADIRIIDLSGREILNRANVRLGHAATSLDVSQLSAGTYVLEIRSQRELLTHKFNIIR from the coding sequence ATGAAAGAAACAGCTTTTACGATTGCCTTCATGCTATTCATCGCACTTGGTGCGGTTGCTCAGAATGCCCATTGCGGTACATCGGAAAAGATGCAGGAGCTATTTGGTGCCGACCCATCCTTGGCAGAAAAACGTAAAGGAATTGAGGAATTTACTGCCCGATGGACAGCTGAGAACCAGATGAATGTGAACCGCGATGTGGTGACCATTCCCGTAGTAGTGCATGTGGTTTACAACACTCCGTTACAGAACATCTCCGACACGCAGATCCAATCGCAGATTCAGGTGCTCAATGAAGACTACAGAGGCCAGAATGCCGACATTTCGGGTGTTCCGAGTGTGTGGACAAACTTGGTGGCCGACTGCGAGATACAGTTTGCCTTGGCCACCTGCGACCCGAACGGCTATGCAACAAACGGAATTACCCGAACCCAAACAGATGTTAGCAGTTGGAACGGTTCGGATGACGTGAAAAAGACCGCCCTCGGTGGCCACGACCCTTGGCCAACATCAGACTACATGAACATCTGGGTCTGCAATGTAGGCTCCGGTATTCTGGGCTATGCCTACCAGCCAGGGGTAAGTGCCTCGCTTGACGGAGTGGTTATCGGGTACAAGTATTTCGGTCGTCCAAGTCAATCATCCACTTACAACAAAGGCAGAACAAGTACGCACGAGATCGGTCATTACTTCAATTTGGATCACCCTTGGGGAACAGGAACAGACAATATCAATTGCACGGCCGATGACAACGTGGCCGATACACCTATAACCGAAGGGCCCAATTACGATTGCGATGTCTCTTTCCCACACATTACATGCAGCAACGGCCCCAATGGCGATATGGTGAACAACTACATGGACTACGGAGACGACCCGTGCATCTTCTTTTTCACCAACGGACAGAAGGCACGGATGCTTGCGGCCATCAATGGTCCGCGGCAATCGCTTTTGAATTCAAATGGGCTCAACCAATGCCCGCTGGGCTTGGAGGAACACGTATTGGAAAGTTCCATCAACGTCTACCCCAACCCGGTAAGCGATGCGCTTTTCGTGCAATCCGACCAGCGGGAGAACCTGCTTGCCGACATCCGCATCATCGATCTTTCGGGAAGGGAAATACTGAATCGCGCCAATGTGCGCCTCGGCCATGCGGCCACTTCTTTGGATGTATCGCAACTTTCTGCCGGAACGTATGTTCTCGAAATACGCTCGCAGCGCGAACTGCTCACCCACAAATTCAACATTATCCGATAA
- the mqnE gene encoding aminofutalosine synthase MqnE, producing the protein MNTNGLDHILNSTLDKPFKTIAEKVMNKERISFDEGVFLYEKGELGYLGSLANHIKERMHGDKVFFNRNFHVEPTNICVFDCKFCSYSRLLKQKNEGWELSEDEILQIVKNYEGKPITEVHIVGGVHPKMGLHYFASLIKKVKEIRPDIHVKAFTAVELEYMCRKAKVSYREGLQILKDHGQDSLPGGGAEIFDEAIRAEICNDKCTSEQWLEMHRTAHQLGMPSNATMLYGHIEKFEHRVDHMDRLRNLQDETGGFNTFIPLKFRNGDNQMSHIPEVSTVEDLRNYAIGRIYMDNFGHVKAYWPMIGQQTAQMSLAFGVDDIDGTIDDSTKIYSMAGAEDQNPALTTEQLVAMIKEVGRHPIERDTVYNTVTDYMNYDFAAEAAKA; encoded by the coding sequence ATGAACACCAACGGACTCGACCACATTCTCAACAGCACCCTCGACAAACCCTTTAAGACCATTGCCGAAAAGGTGATGAACAAGGAGCGCATCTCGTTCGATGAGGGCGTTTTTCTGTACGAGAAGGGCGAACTGGGCTACCTCGGTTCGCTGGCCAACCACATCAAGGAGCGCATGCATGGAGACAAGGTGTTCTTCAACCGCAACTTCCATGTGGAACCGACCAACATCTGCGTGTTCGACTGCAAGTTCTGCTCCTACTCTCGCCTGCTGAAACAGAAGAATGAGGGCTGGGAACTTTCGGAGGATGAGATCCTGCAAATTGTGAAGAACTACGAGGGCAAGCCCATTACCGAAGTGCACATCGTGGGTGGCGTGCATCCTAAAATGGGGCTTCATTATTTCGCTTCGCTGATAAAAAAGGTGAAGGAGATACGGCCCGACATCCACGTAAAGGCATTTACGGCCGTGGAGTTGGAATACATGTGCCGCAAGGCCAAGGTGAGCTACCGCGAAGGGCTTCAAATCCTGAAAGACCACGGGCAGGATTCGCTGCCAGGCGGTGGTGCCGAGATCTTTGATGAGGCCATCCGTGCCGAAATATGCAACGACAAATGCACCAGCGAGCAATGGCTGGAAATGCACCGCACCGCCCACCAATTGGGCATGCCGAGCAACGCCACCATGCTTTATGGACACATCGAGAAATTCGAGCACCGCGTGGATCACATGGACCGCCTGCGAAACCTACAGGACGAAACTGGAGGATTCAACACCTTCATTCCGCTCAAGTTCCGCAATGGTGACAACCAGATGAGCCACATCCCGGAGGTGAGCACCGTTGAAGACCTGCGCAATTATGCCATCGGTCGTATCTATATGGACAACTTCGGCCACGTAAAGGCCTACTGGCCCATGATCGGGCAGCAGACCGCGCAAATGAGCCTTGCCTTTGGCGTGGACGACATTGACGGCACCATTGACGACAGCACCAAGATCTACAGCATGGCCGGGGCCGAAGACCAGAACCCCGCACTGACCACCGAACAACTGGTGGCCATGATAAAAGAGGTGGGCCGCCACCCCATTGAGCGCGACACGGTTTACAATACCGTGACCGACTACATGAACTATGACTTCGCTGCAGAGGCAGCTAAAGCATAG